Genomic DNA from Gossypium hirsutum isolate 1008001.06 chromosome A01, Gossypium_hirsutum_v2.1, whole genome shotgun sequence:
AAGGTGAAGTGGTTCGATGACCAAAAGGGGTATGGCTTCATATCCCCTGACGATGGTGGCGACGATTTGTTTGTTCACCAATCTTCCATCCGTTCTGAGGGTTTCCGTAGTCTTGCTGATGGTGAAGAGGTCGAGTACGTTGTCGAGTCTTCTGAAGGTCGCCCCAAGGCTGTTGAGGTCACTGGCCCTAACGGCAACCCTGTTCGTGGATCCTCCAGATCCGGACGCGGCGGCGGCGGTGGTGGCGGTTATGGCGGTGGATCCGGTGGTTATGGTGGAGGGGGAAGGAGAGGCGGTTATGGTGGAGGAGGCGGTGGTGGTGCTGGTGGAGGCGCCGGATGTTATAAGTGTGGTGAGATGGGCCATTTAGCAAGGGAATGTGGGCAGGGTGGCGGTGGAGGCAGATATGGCGGTGGAGGAGGCGGAGGC
This window encodes:
- the LOC107916639 gene encoding glycine-rich protein 2; the encoded protein is MGENRMTGKVKWFDDQKGYGFISPDDGGDDLFVHQSSIRSEGFRSLADGEEVEYVVESSEGRPKAVEVTGPNGNPVRGSSRSGRGGGGGGGYGGGSGGYGGGGRRGGYGGGGGGGAGGGAGCYKCGEMGHLARECGQGGGGGRYGGGGGGGGGGGACYNCGGSGHFARECPNSI